The genomic DNA TGCTGATGGAATTCCTTCTGCAGGGATAGAAATGGAGATTGTGAACAGCTGTGAGAGTGGCAATGGTGGCTGCTCCCATTTGTgccaccacagcagcactggccCCATCTGCACCTGCAACTCAGGCTATCGGCTGCAGGATGACCACAGGACCTGCACTGGTAAGGCGAGGCTTGTTCCTTGTTTTCACAAATCTATCCCAAGCCACGAAGACCCTCATGTgtcagctgctgtgtgcacatACACCATGAGGCTATCATGGAGCAATGTTAACAACTGCTGTTACCGCCGTGTATTGACACCCAGCACcctctgcttttatttagaCATCAACGAATGTGAGGACGGctctcactgctgccagcaggactgCTACAACTACCCTGGGGGCTACGAGTGTGCCTGCCATGCTGGGTACCGGCTGCGTGCTGATGGCTGTGCCTGTGATGGTGAGCAGGGCGCATGCAGTGCGGTGCGTGTGTTGTCCTTGCTCCTGTAGCACCCATCCGTTGGGCCAGCAAAGCTATGGGGCTTTGAATTCAATGACTTCAAGTCAGGCTGCCTCAGATTTGCTCCAGGTCTGAATGCAGCCACAGTTTGCACACATCAGTTTTTCAGTATTGACTGAGCGTTGCCTGTAATTTCCATCTTGGTGGAGTTGGTGGTAAATACAAGTGTCTGTGTAAAGCATGGATGACTTGGGGACAAATGCAGGCTATTAATGAAAGGAAGTTGTTCTGCCTGGTTGTGAGCAGCTAGACACCTCTTCCAGTTGCTCCCAGTTGCTCCCAGTTATAGAGCCATGCAATCActggagttggaagagacccttgaAGGCCATCTGATCCccctcccctgcaatgaacagaggcTCTCCATCACTTGGGCAGTCTCCTTCAGCTTTCAGAGCTTTGTGTTACCCAGTGAGGTGCTGCCACCTGCTCGCTGTCCCATTTGTGTTTTAGATGTGGATGAGTGCTCCTCCAACAACGGTGGCTGTGAGCACACGTGCCAGAACCAGGCGGGGTCCTTCCAGTGCAGCTGCCCTGTTGGGTACAAGCTGGATGGAGACAGGAAGGGCTGCATCTGTAAGTGCTGCGTGCTGGGCACCTTGTGCCTGTCCCCCTGCAGCAGGACCATAGAAACAACCTTACACCATCAGGAGCATCAGAGTGCCTGTCCTGCCCATCCCTGAGGCTTTATAGGCTGTGCAGCCCCTGCTGCAAGTGTCATGCTTAGCCCTGTGAAGGAAGGGAACCAGGATCTGTAGCTGATGTGTGCTTGTTCCAAAAGGACACCAAGCTGAAATGCATCCCTTAGTTTTGTTGGGTGGGCAGTCTGCCCCAGTGAATTGGAAAAAGCCAAGTGGGAAGGAGTGGATCACTGCTGTAGAGATATCAGTGACGTGATGAACGCTGAAGCAATTGTACAAACCCTATACTGAAGTTCTGGTTTGCCTTCGTTATGGTAGAAGTTCTGTACTGTTCCCCACCCCCAGATGagctcttttccattttctccctctgaCTTTGTGGTCTCTGTGGCTGTTCCCCCAGCTGTAGAGAACTCGGTGGAAGCCCTGGATGCCCGGCGCCCCATCATGCGCCCCATCCCCCACGTGGCCATCCTGCGGGATGAGCTCACCCAGCTCTTCAGCAACGACTacgaagaggaggaggaggaagagatggaAGCAAGAGGAGAGCACACGCTTTCAGAAACATTCGGTGGGTGTTTCCTGGCTGCAGTCCTTTTGCTTGGAAGCCTCCAGTTTGAATCGTGGGTGCTGGGTCTGTGCCTGGTGGATGCACGAGCAGCCACAGGCTGTAATGTTGGGGTTGCTGGGGGCAGTCTTGGGGAGGACATCTCACCATCTTGTCTCGTTGCAGTCTGTCTGGAGAACACCTTTGGCCACGACTGCAGCCTGACATGTGAGGACTGCCAGAATGGGGGCACCTGCAACGTGGAGGGGACAGGCTGTGAGTGCCCGGCCGGCTGGAGCGGGCTGCTGTGCAACCAGAGTGAGTGGTGCTGCGCATAGACCCTAATGCACCTTATTCAGAGGTCAAACCCACAGTTGTGCATGCTGTTAAAGCTGTCCCCTCTGTCCCACAGCCTGCCCGCCTGGAACCTTTGGCAAGaactgcagccagctctgcctgtgCCAGAATGGGGGCACCTGTGAGCCCACCACCGGCACCTGCCGCTGCCCGCCTGGCGTGGCTGGGATccactgtgaggatggtgagagcCCTTGGGCAGAAACAGCTGTGTTCCATTGGTATTTTTCCCTTGGCAAAGCAATGAGAATCTCTTCAGGTGTTTGTCATGTGCTTCTTTGGAGCCTTCTGTATTTGCTGGGGTTGGTTCCCCCCCCCATCTGAGGGTGTTCCTTGCTCCCAAAGAATTAAAACCTGGGGGGCACGGAAGTGACGAGACAATGAGGGATTTGGCCACAGATGGAGGGTTAGGATCATACAGAAGCTGTTACTGAAGGAGGAGAACATGAAGTAAGGCAGGAGATAGCtggagcttttctttctgtaggaaGGAGGTGGTTGAAGggtgcagagagaaaacaggaaggTGAGATTAAAGCAAGCAGTGCCAGGACACctggggagggctgtgctgcagctctgtgctgacaCAGTGCTTCGGCCGTGTGCTTCTCATGTGGAGAACTCAGTTTTGAGCTGGTGCAGGGAATCGTGTTGCCCTTATTGGAGACCCCAGCATCTTCCTGGTCAGACAGCAGTCCCTCCCTCACTGCACCCTGTGCCTAGGTTTGTCTGTGACTATGTACTCCAATTTTGGTATGTGTCTTTCCTGCAAGACATGAAATTACAGACCCAAACCGCCTCACCATCCCTATCACCAGGGTGCCCAAAAGGATTTTTTGGAaagcagtgcaggaaaaaatgcaactgTGCCAACCGAGGTCGCTGCCATCGCATCTACGGAGCGTGTCTGTGTGATCCTGGCCGGTACGGGCGGCACTGCCATTTGGGTACGCCTCTGTTATGGGTGCATGCTGCCTTTGGGCTGGGTGCTGTAACAGAAGGGTCACTCCTGCCCTGTCCTCATCCTGCAGCGTGCCCCAAGTGGACGTTTGGCCCCGGCTGCTCTGAGGAATGCCTCTGTGTGCAGCCCAACACGCAGCACTGCGACAAGCGGGACGGCTCCTGCCGCTGCAAGCCTGGCTACCGCGGTGTGCACTGCGAGAGCAGTGAGTGTCCTGATGGATATTGCAAGGCTCCATCCTCCTGAGACCTCTGCGCCTCTTGCTTGCCTAGATTAGGAACTAAACATGCTATCTTTGTCCCCAGAGTGTGAGCCTGGCCGCTAtggggagggctgcaggaagaagTGCAGCTGCTCTCCAGACACGCAGTGTAACCACGTCActgggcagtgctggaaggAGTGTCCTCAGGGCTACCATGGGGAGAACTGCGACCAAGGTGAGGTGGTGGGATTGGAAGTGGCTTCCGATGACCCAAATCTGGGATCTCGTAGAGCTGGGAGCTTAGAGAGGGAGGCAGGATTCTTGTGCATAGAGATCCTtattcagaaaaggaagacaagCTCTCTCTGCCTCCTGCCCCGTGGGCATCCCTGCTGTTGTAGATGAAGGTGACAGATACCGATCTGTCTGTTTTCCTCCCTTTGATATCCTTTTACTTCCAGACCATCAGTCCCCAGAAGAATGGCATTGTGTTTccccttctgttctttttcctctgctgaagtTCTGTTTGATCTGCACGTGGCAGATTCTGTACTTCGTGCACATTAGGGCTTAAACTTCTGCCTCTGTATGAAATTCCCAGAGCAGTTCCTCTCTCTTTGCTCCATGCTCACCCTCcctgttttcctcctgctgcagcttaaCTTCTGCTGTAAGAACCCCAAGGCTGTGAGTGGAAGCGCAGTAGGTTCTTGCATCCCATATTGCATCCATTCATTccaaagggctgcagcagcactgcagctcccgGTGCTCAGCTGAGGATAGTTaataaaaggaataagaaaagaGCTCAAGCCTGCAGGGGGGGAGTCACAGGAAATAACACAAATATTTGTACAGAAATAGGAGGCTTTTGGCTGTTGTTGGGACCTGGAAATGATTAAAGGGTGAAGACAAACATCTGCCATCAATTAGCACAGAGCAGGAATAACAAAAACTCCACTGTGTCACTCGAAATTTACGAGCTAGGGTGCCTTTTCCTGCGCTAATTGTGAGTGCTGGTGCACGTGTGTCTTGTaggaacacacaaaaaaagaccACGAGCGTGGTGTGTGTCTGGGGACTCAGAGAGGTCTGTAGGAGCTCAGTGGCTCTTGGCCTGTGTGCAGCTCTGTCAcctgcagctctcactgctgtttgcttgcAGAGTGCCCTGCAGGGCGGTTCGGGGccggctgcctgctgctctgctcctgcgGCGGGGCTCCCTGCGATGCGGTCAGCGGGCGGTGTGTGTGCGCAGCGGGACGGACAGGGCACGACTGCGCCCAAGGTGAGTGCATCTGGTGCTGCGTGACAGCAGCTGGAAGCCACTGATGGAGTGTGGATGTCCTGTTCCTAACAGTTCCAAATACAGTGAGCTGGCCCTGTCCCCAACcctgcagcatctcagctgcCCTGCTCAGCCATCAGCAGTCTGCGTCCCTcgtgcagctcctgcagggtgACAGTGGCTGCCAGGTTAGCATGCTTTGCCAGgagctctgctcctcagcagcagatGTGAATCTCAAGTTGACACGAGGGCCCTGGCAGGCTCGCACTTAGTGAGGGatgtttataaaacaaacactgagaTGTTGTCTTCACTGCTGGCTGTTTATTCCCAAACAAAGGCATACAAACTAGACAGGAGATCCACTAACAAGAAATTAGGCTTCCCACCTTGCCCTTTTGGTTGCCAGCTCTCTGCATGGGGGTCATGCAGCCCCTTGTCCCTGTCCAAGAGCAATGAGGAACCAGCCCATCTCCAGTCCCAAGCTGAGCCATcaccctgctctgtgccactTACCAGAGGCATTGGGCCGCCCTTGTTCTCTCTGATTgctgcagcctgcccagagGGTCGCTGGGGCCTCGGCTGCCAAGAACTGTGTCCTGAGTGTGCCAACAATGGTAGCTGTGACCCTGCCACGGGAGCATGCGTGTGCCCACCGGGCTTCACTGGCAGCCGCTGCCAGGATGGTGAGCATTGGGTCATGGTGGATTCTGGGTCCGTGAGTGTGGGGTCGTGATAAGTGTTGGGTCTATGATGGTGAGTGCTGGGTCCGTGATGGTGAGCATTGGGTTGTGGTGAATGCTGGGTTCGTGACGGTGAACCTTGAGTCATGGTGAGTGTCAGGATTAAGGAGAGTTGGGGTCATGGTGAATGTTGGGTCCACGATGGTGAGCGCTGTGCTTGTGGCTGTGAGTGCTGTGCCCTGGGCTCGCTGTGGAGTTGCAGCTCGTGTCCCTGCCTTGCAGTGTGCCCACCCGGCTGGTTTGGCCAGGACTGCCAGCAGATCTGCAGCTGTGGGAATGAGGGACATTGCCATCCCGTGACGGGGACGTGCAGCTGCGCACCCGGCTGGACGGGCCACGACTGCCGGAGAGGTACAGCGCCTGCATCATCATGCATCGTTCATAGGAGActctgagctgtgcagtgctaGGCTGGGGCTGGCTTCTTTaccatccctgtgctgtgcctgtgttGCAGGCTGTGCCGCGGGGCGCTGGGGCCCAGGCTGTGCCAATGTCTGcgagtgcagcagcagcaccgggAGCTGTGATGCGGTGACGGGGCAGTGCGCCTGCGATCCCGGCCACACGGGCAGCCACTGCGAGGAGCGTGAGTGTGTGCTGCAATGAGTTTGGGCTCAGGTTTGTTTCCCAGAGCCCTGTGGGAAGGGTCGGTGCTGTGGCAGTGGTAATTCTGTCCTTGTGATGCCGTCCTGGTGGGTGTGTGGGTGCGTCTGTGAGCAGCGGACTCTCGTTTTAAACACGAGGCGGCCATATCCTTCCAGATCCCTTTTGTCCTAACCTGtgctcccactgcagcacaaTCCCAAGGATGGTTCTTCCCAAGGCACAATCCCAAGGATGCTCTTTGCTCTCTCCCCAGGGTGCCCAgcaggatggtttgggttgggcTGCCGGCACCGCTGTCAGTGTGAGCATGAGGCCATTTGTGACCACATCAGCGGGGCGTGCACGTGTGCTGCGGGCTGGCGGGGGACCTTCTGTGAGCATTGTGCGTAGCCCAGGGCATGGAGTGATCCTTGGGTGTCTGCTCACCCATTGTGCACCCCTAAGAGCCATCCATTCTTCTTACAGACCCTCTgggctgtttgctttgttcCCTACAGCTTGCCCGGATGGATTTTATGGCATTGAGTGTCGGCACGCCTGCAACTGCCAGAATGGAGCCCGCTGTGACCACATCACTGGGCAGTGCCACTGCCAGCCGGGCTGGACCGGGCCCCGCTGTGCCCGTGGTGAGTGTCCCCAGGGCTGGATCTGACCCcatgcagcacacacagctttgctCTTGCTCCAACACTGGGTGTGCAGAGCAATTCCCTTAGGGATTTGTCTGATGTGCTGGGATCCCTCTGGCATGATTCAGTTcgtgcctttttttgtttgtttcttttgctgctgagaACAGCAGAGCCTCCAGCCCACATCTCACAGCGCtgaagcactgatggagctgttgTCATCCCAACATCTGTTTCCATGCACCACGCAGTGCCAGGTTTTGGCCAGGCTCTGTGTTCTTCATGCCAAGAGGGGGCAGCGTTGTGTGCTGCGTCTATTGAGGTGCCAAGGAGGAAATACCAAATCTCTCCAGAGGGGCTCTATTCTTACACGGCTCTTAGCCAAGCTTTGCAGACTGGAATGGTTCAAAGGTGCTTCAAACCTGGACTGCCCAGCAGCGATCTGGAGCAGACGCAGCCTCACGGAACCCTCTTGGCAAAGGTCCCCTGTTCAGGGGCTGCTCCTGAAGGCTGTGCATGTTGCTGCTGGATCTGACAAGGGCTGGGGATCCTGGCAGAACAGCTCCCTCACAGATAACGTGATGTCACGCTAAGGATAACAGTGCCCATGTGTTGGAGCAGCAGCCACACGTAGCGTGCTGCTGTGGGTTCTACATGTAGCACCATAAAACCAATGCATGCATGGCCCAAAGAGTAACAACCCATGGGGTCAGGATGGTTGTTATGGTCTGGCTGCTTGCTGGTCTCTCCTGCAGACAGGAGGCACTGCTGGTGGGACTGGGTGATGCCACACGTGCCTGTTGCTAACAGCTGTGTCTCTCCTGCAGCGTGCCCACAAGGCAGGTTTGGTgagggctgcagccaggtgTGCAGCTGCTCCAACAACGCCGCGTGTGACCACATCACCGGCCactgtctgtgtgctgcaggctggatgggacccaCGTGCCACCAAGGTAATGTGCCCTGTGGTTGCCCAACCTAGCTGTGGGTGCTAGAAATGCCATTGCTTGGGCTGGGCTGCGCTTTTCAATGGCGGTAGTAGATCCAAAAACCTGAGGCAGACGATAGCAAGGCAAGATTGCAAGAGACTATCAGCACTTCCCATTCATTCCCACAGACAGGTGCCAAGAGATTGCCCTCTCCTAGTGCAGCACAAGTTGCCCTGGCTCACGGTTCTGTAGCAGCATAGGGTGAGGGCTtggctgcttgctgcagtgCCTTCGGGCACAGCTCAGTGCAATTGAGCACGAGAGCATTATTCATGTGCTTAAATGGCTTTTTGTGCTGATGCTCACCATGGCTGCTGCCTTCACCCAGCGTTTTTTGGGCTATGTGCCACCACAGGGCTGAGACATTTCTGAGAGATCAGGCAGCCCAGTGGGGCGTATAAATTCAGTCCCCCTCTTAGCAGTGGTGGGACGGTGGAGGCTCAGAAGGTACCACATGTTTTTCCATTCCTCTCATGGTTGTCCTATGTGTGGCCATTTGTTCCAGCAGCATCCAATCTGCTTTAATTACAGCCATCACCTCCAGCCGCAGGCTTCTTCCTGCACTCCGTTACTCAGCTTGGCACAGGGTTGGGGGAAAAAGGGTGCTTTAGGGTTTGGTTTCAGGTTTAGAGAATTTAGGATCCTCATTCCATGCCCTCCTGTCTTTGGGCACGTCGCTGGAGGCTCAGCTTTGCCTTTGGCACACACCTGGGATGGATTTCTGATTGATTGCCTTTTGGTTTCCCCCCAGCATGCCCAGAGGGTTTCTATGGGATGGGCTGCTACCAACGCTGCCTGTGCCAGAATGGGGGGACGTGTGACCCTGCCACAGGGCACTGCACCTGCCCAATGGGATGGACCGGGTTGGCCTGCGAGTTGGGTAAGGACAGTGCCAACAGCATCAGGACATGGGCTCTGCCACCAGCCggtcccattttggggtggtttgCCTTTGGGGTGACAGCTCTGCCCTTTGCTCTCTCCTAGCGTGCGCTGACGGGCACGgggagggctgtgggcagcGCTGTGCCTGCCTGAACGGGGGGGTCTGTGACCTGCAGGGACAGTGCCAGTGCCCACCTGGGTGGAGTGGGAGCATCTGTGAGAGCCGTGAGTAGGGgaggggggatgtgggggtgcGGGAGTGGGgcctgctcagtgcagagctgaaCGGCTGGattgcagcagctgggaggctCAGGGGTGCCATGGTCAGGGGGGGTAGCGTGGCTTTGTGGTAAGTGCCGTGGCTTTGGGGTGGGTGCTGTGGTTTTAAGGTAAAGATACAATTTCACAAGGGCTGAAAAGAGTTTGGGTTTGAGCTCCTGCTCTTACCCAGAGCttttccccatccccacacatCCTCACCGCTTTGCATAGACCAGCTTTGAGAGTTGCTCTGGTGGTGCATTCATTCCTGGAGCAGACATGAGAGCTGAACTCCCAGATTTTTGCAGCTGTAGTGCTGACTTCTGGCTCATGTTGGTACTGCAGATACTTGGTTTGCAGCTGCTTTAGGTGCTTCTGCGACAACAGCAGTGAAGAAATTGGAGCCATGTGTTctgccagcacccagctctTCTTAAAACAGTCCTTAACCCAAAAGCCTTTCCAAAAACCTTTGGTGCAGTTAAGATGACTCTTGCACACCAACTTGTGCGCGAGTCTGTTTGCAGAAGGGCTTAGTCATTCAGCTATCACACATGCAGTGAAAGGAGCCCCTTTTTTATTCCCTAACTTGTCATTTCTCCCCTGCTTGCACCCCAAGCCTGTCCGGAGGGGTACTTTGGTGCAGGCTGCCAGGAGCGCTGTGACTGCAGGGACAAAGGGCTGTGCCACCCCATCACCGGTGCCTGCCACTGCTCCCCCGGATGGAGGGGCCAGCGCTGTGACAAAGGTGAGACTGCACTGGGTTGGGGTTTTGGCTGCTGCAGGTTGGGGAGAGCCTGCCATGTCTCTCCTGTCCCCACAGCCTGCCTGCCAGGAGTGTttgggaagagctgtgctgaacGCTGTGCCTGCCCCCCTGGAGCACCCTGTGACCACATCACCGGGCAGTGCAGCTGCCCACCAGGCTTCACCGGAGCTGCATGCGAGACACGTGGGTACCCACAGCATCAGGGATCATTCCATGGGCACTGGAATGGGCAGAGGGGTGTGAGCACGTTGCTGAGCCAGGGGACGGGGGTGGGTTTGCAGTGTCAGGGAgttctgcagaaacacagtgcCCTTTTCCATGCAGCCTGCCCGCCCGGCACTTTTGGGGAGCGCTGCGCCCAACGCTGCCGTTGTGCAGGACCCAACCAGGACTGCCACCCCATCACCGGTGCCTGCATCTGTGCACCAGGCCACCACGGGCCTGACTGCGAGCTGGGTGAGCCCATAGCTCCATGTTGGTGGATGCCTTGCTCTCACCTCGCTGGGCACCATGCAATCATTGCTTTGCTGTGCAGAGTGCCCTATGGGCTGGTACGGCcctggctgtgagcagccaTGTGAGTGCAAGAATGGGGCCTGGTGTGAGCGCACCACGGGGACGTGCCACTGCCCAGCAGGATACATTGGTGCTGACTGCAGCGTTGGTGAGTGTATGGGAAtgggactgggggggggggaatggcaGCATGGTGATGGCTCCTGGTCTCCCTGCTTCGGTATATGCTGTGggagggcagctgcagctgatCTCATTTGCTGTCTTAGCACTGGAAACACCGTCTTGCACCATTTGTTGAGTGCCAAAATGATGTCCCCATGACACATCATCAGCTTTTGCGTCGTGCCATCTGGGTATGGCTgcctctctgcttctctggcaGAGGGAAGTGCAAAAGCTCTGCCCTgcaagcacagcctgcaggcactgcagtgatGAAGGCAGCTGAAGGTGTCCCTCCCACCAGTGTGTCCCAGCGGCCGCTATGGTGCGGactgtgcacagctgtgtgcctgcGGGGAGGGGGCCACGTGCCACCACGTCACCGGGGACTGCCTGTGCCCACCGGGAAGAGTTGGTCCC from Lagopus muta isolate bLagMut1 chromosome 21, bLagMut1 primary, whole genome shotgun sequence includes the following:
- the MEGF6 gene encoding multiple epidermal growth factor-like domains protein 6 isoform X9, which translates into the protein MASPAGGSGHGEGVGRTGGGNESLSAGGMEECMQSVGTSEDFVLCSLRVSPMQAVWLCQGMSAGSVASDVDECQVHNGGCQHRCVNTFGSYYCECKPGFRLHTDGRTCIALNSCAVNNGGCEHDCVQLTANQHQCRCRRLHRLQEDGRRCALWSPCAERNGGCMQLCRDVRGAARCECHPGYRLGPDGRACQDVDECSSNNGGCEHTCQNQAGSFQCSCPVGYKLDGDRKGCISVENSVEALDARRPIMRPIPHVAILRDELTQLFSNDYEEEEEEEMEARGEHTLSETFVCLENTFGHDCSLTCEDCQNGGTCNVEGTGCECPAGWSGLLCNQTCPPGTFGKNCSQLCLCQNGGTCEPTTGTCRCPPGVAGIHCEDGCPKGFFGKQCRKKCNCANRGRCHRIYGACLCDPGRYGRHCHLACPKWTFGPGCSEECLCVQPNTQHCDKRDGSCRCKPGYRGVHCESKCEPGRYGEGCRKKCSCSPDTQCNHVTGQCWKECPQGYHGENCDQECPAGRFGAGCLLLCSCGGAPCDAVSGRCVCAAGRTGHDCAQACPEGRWGLGCQELCPECANNGSCDPATGACVCPPGFTGSRCQDVCPPGWFGQDCQQICSCGNEGHCHPVTGTCSCAPGWTGHDCRRGCAAGRWGPGCANVCECSSSTGSCDAVTGQCACDPGHTGSHCEERCPAGWFGLGCRHRCQCEHEAICDHISGACTCAAGWRGTFCEHSCPDGFYGIECRHACNCQNGARCDHITGQCHCQPGWTGPRCARACPQGRFGEGCSQVCSCSNNAACDHITGHCLCAAGWMGPTCHQACPEGFYGMGCYQRCLCQNGGTCDPATGHCTCPMGWTGLACELACADGHGEGCGQRCACLNGGVCDLQGQCQCPPGWSGSICESPCPEGYFGAGCQERCDCRDKGLCHPITGACHCSPGWRGQRCDKACLPGVFGKSCAERCACPPGAPCDHITGQCSCPPGFTGAACETPCPPGTFGERCAQRCRCAGPNQDCHPITGACICAPGHHGPDCELECPMGWYGPGCEQPCECKNGAWCERTTGTCHCPAGYIGADCSVVCPSGRYGADCAQLCACGEGATCHHVTGDCLCPPGRVGPTCEQGCQPQQYGLGCQQTCSCQNGGLCNATDGSCTCGLGWTGKSCELECPPGSFGADCQLRCACRHNATCDRITGACRCPLGRYGALCEHGCPPGFHGTDCQQHCDCAHGAACDPATGRCHCPVGLRGPRCQEGCEEGMYGEGCQQRCDCVGNAPCDPITGLCLCPPGTTGPRCDSECPVSRYGPDCALTCTCASSSQCSARTGRCRCHRGSMGSSCQEAVPAQMPTRSPELQGMEHYVLPQPQGPAEAHDPAGGLVPKALE